TGATTATGGAGATGAGGAGTGCGTAAACTTGTTTTCTTTACAACTGTCCTGATTTAAGGGTCCACTCCAAGGTTCATGTCAATTAGAAATCTCATAACGCGTTAAGCGGTTGCTCAATCTCATTTACCCGCCAAGCGGCATATTCTAAAGCCTGTTGGATATCTTTTTCTTCGAGGTAAGGATATAGCGATAAAATTTTTTGTACGGAATGGCCTGCAGCAATGAGACCTACAATAGTACCGACTGTAATTCTCATTCCTCTTATTGTAGGTTTTCCTCCCATTACAGCCGGATTAAAATGGATGCGGTCAAATTTTTCCATAGTTTGATGCCTGTTGTATGGTTTAGATCACTATCGTTTGGATTAATGTACAATAATCCATTCCCAAAAAAATGATTCAGCTTGAAGAGCATGTTTCATCCAGTTGTTCCGGGTAACTTCTTCACGAGGCTTAAAGCATGCTGATTTGGCCTTCTGTATTCTCAGGCAGCAAGGCTCATATTTGAGTTACCGATGCATAGTAAGCATCCCACCAACTGCATCTTTATCTGCATAGTTTTGGTTTTGTAGCTTGCGCCAAAAAAATTATGGCTACAACGAAAGAACAACGCATGTTTGCCTTGGTAGATCAGTGGCGTGCCAGTGGTGAACTTCAGGCTAACTTTTGCCACCGGCACCAGATTACCACATCCACCTTCAGCTATTGGGTGACCCGTAAAAATAAGGCGGAGCAACAAACTAATAATAGCGGGTTCGTGCAGGTTGAACCCGCCGGGCCTGCACCGAAAGCCGGTCAGGTCGAACTGACTTATCCCAACGGGGTACGCCTTCGCGTTGATGGTGCGGATGTGGCTTTCATTAGCAAACTAATCCGGGTCTGGTAACTATGTTTGGTCTCAACAGTACCCATACCTACCATTTATACCGCAAGGCCTGTGACATGCGCAAAAGTTTTGACGGACTCAGCGGGCTTGTTCGCAACGAGCTGGGGCGTGAACCCGCATCCGGTGACGTCTTTGTCTTCGTCAACCGCAGCCGTACTCTCATCAAGTTGCTGCAATGGCAGTCAGGCGGATATGTACTGTACTACAAGCGGCTGGAACAGGGTAC
This genomic stretch from Cyclonatronum proteinivorum harbors:
- the tnpA gene encoding IS66 family insertion sequence element accessory protein TnpA; its protein translation is MATTKEQRMFALVDQWRASGELQANFCHRHQITTSTFSYWVTRKNKAEQQTNNSGFVQVEPAGPAPKAGQVELTYPNGVRLRVDGADVAFISKLIRVW
- a CDS encoding DUF433 domain-containing protein, which translates into the protein MEKFDRIHFNPAVMGGKPTIRGMRITVGTIVGLIAAGHSVQKILSLYPYLEEKDIQQALEYAAWRVNEIEQPLNAL
- the tnpB gene encoding IS66 family insertion sequence element accessory protein TnpB (TnpB, as the term is used for proteins encoded by IS66 family insertion elements, is considered an accessory protein, since TnpC, encoded by a neighboring gene, is a DDE family transposase.), which gives rise to MFGLNSTHTYHLYRKACDMRKSFDGLSGLVRNELGREPASGDVFVFVNRSRTLIKLLQWQSGGYVLYYKRLEQGTFAVPALGADTTRIRWPELVVMIEGIKVEHSGKLPCNRLKNEPEQAGN